The Naumovozyma castellii chromosome 4, complete genome genome contains a region encoding:
- the NCAS0D00360 gene encoding importin subunit alpha (ancestral locus Anc_2.63) has translation MDSSSDSTTKFVPEYRRTNFKNKGRFTADEIRRRRDTQQVELRKAKRDETLAKRRNFVPEAHGGDIDSDDEQAHDDADREFLSQVQQELPIMIQQVQSSNLEDQLKGTVKFRQILSRETNPPIDLVIQSGVIPILITFMAENQPDMLQLEAAWALTNIASGNSSQTAVVVEAGAVPYFINLLQKGSIEVQEQAIWALGNIAGDGPSYRDFILQENALEPILSVFDSSKVSLIKTATWTLSNLCRGKKPQPDWSIVSKALPTLAKLIYSNDTDILVDACWAISYLSDGPPEAIQAVIDVRIPKKLVELLNHLSTMVQVPALRAVGNLVTGDDLQTQTIINAGALPALRNLLNSPKESIQKEACWTISNITAGTPEQIKSVLEANLIPPVIKLLSVGEYKTKKEACWVISNASSGGLQRPEIIRYLVEQGCIKPLCDLLEIGDNKIIEISLDALENILKMGAADQEARGLNFNENADFIEKVGGMEKIFNCQQNQNEKIYEKSFRIIDTYFGEEDEAVDESMAPQNAGSTFGFGSNVNQQFNFN, from the coding sequence ATGGACAGTAGCTCAGACTCAACTACTAAATTCGTTCCTGAATATAGAAgaacaaatttcaaaaataagGGTAGATTTACTGCAGATGAAATACGTCGTCGTAGAGATACTCAACAAGTTGAATTAAGAAAGGCTAAGAGAGATGAGACTTTAGCCAAGAGAAGGAATTTTGTTCCAGAAGCACATGGCGGGGACATTGATTCGGATGACGAACAAGCTCACGATGATGCTGACAGAGAATTCCTTTCTCAAGTACAACAAGAATTGCCAATAATGATTCAACAAGTTCAATCTAGCAACTTGGAAGATCAACTAAAGGGAACAGTTAAATTTAGACAAATTCTATCTAGAGAAACGAATCCACCTATTGATTTAGTCATACAATCTGGTGTTATTCCAATCCTCATCACATTTATGGCAGAAAATCAGCCTGATATGTTACAATTAGAAGCCGCTTGGGCGTTGACTAACATTGCTTCAGGTAACTCCTCACAAACTgcagttgttgttgaagcCGGTGCAGTACCATATTTCATTAACCTTTTACAAAAGGGTTCGATAGAAGTACAAGAACAAGCAATTTGGGCATTAGGTAACATTGCTGGTGATGGTCCAAGTTACAGAGATTTCATCTTACAAGAAAATGCATTGGAGCCAATTCTTTCAGTGTTTGACTCATCAAAGGTGTCCTTAATCAAGACAGCTACATGGACATTATCTAACCTTTGTAGGGGTAAGAAACCACAACCTGATTGGTCTATTGTCTCTAAGGCATTACCCACTTTAGCAAAGttgatttattcaaatgataCTGATATTTTGGTGGATGCCTGTTGGGCAATCTCATATTTATCAGATGGTCCACCAGAAGCTATTCAAGCTGTCATTGACGTCCGAATTCCTAAGAAGTTAgttgaattattaaatcatcTTTCTACGATGGTTCAAGTCCCTGCATTAAGAGCCGTTGGTAATTTAGTTACTGGTGACGATTTACAAACTCAAACTATTATTAACGCTGGAGCACTACCCGCCTTAAGAAATCTTTTGAATTCTCCAAAGGAATCAATCCAAAAGGAAGCATGTTGGACAATTTCTAACATTACAGCAGGTACCCCTGAACAAATTAAATCTGTCCTGGAGGCAAACTTAATCCCACCAGTTATAAAATTGCTTTCCGTTGGGGAATATAAAACTAAGAAGGAAGCATGTTGGGTTATTTCAAATGCATCATCTGGTGGATTACAAAGACCTGAAATCATTAGATATTTAGTGGAACAAGGTTGTATCAAGCCATTGTGTGATTTGTTGGAGATTGGTGAcaataaaattattgaaatttcattagatgcattagaaaatattttgaaaatgggTGCTGCAGATCAAGAAGCAAGAGGCTTGAACTTCAATGAAAATGCTgattttattgaaaaagtgGGTGGTATGGAAAAGATTTTTAATTGtcaacaaaatcaaaacgaaaaaatttatgaaaAGTCATTTAGAATTATTGATACCTACTTTGGCGAAGAAGATGAGGCTGTGGATGAATCAATGGCCCCACAAAACGCAGGAAGTACGTTTGGATTTGGTTCCAATGTTAATCaacaatttaatttcaattga
- the NCAS0D00400 gene encoding uncharacterized protein (ancestral locus Anc_2.71) → MYSSLNNMNEYVAVRSPPRYSVSERNTLPQTEVDEQENVERTMMFLRKHMKDRNRSLTPGADTVGNSRTSLNTLTPQHSDDRHSIEQQQQQQQQPRPIWDHQSLKTSHENVEDVLPPSYLDSAIIRSKSITSSVSTSYTTKDSITTDSFGRNTSSIPSLSCVIPYAVPTSRGSNERNNNNDNLIKTFSERRPSMATTESSWGDVLSTSMPNNCAAIECSVYSSPHVDSVEPRFIISKNKFQDYPALFLSSDDEEDNNIVEEKKEGSATRDRTKSFSSQLSTLFSFSNKNTTSPNNKIPRRKRTQSHIGSSNGSSSANARRRSSVYLTDNSVESSTKFSTSLKRFLPNYNKIDEFHVPFKQRYNEIGTLGSGASGSVKLVESKNHATEIFAIKEFRKRDKNKETKRDYIRTITSEYCVGVNLTHPNIIKTMELHYEDDFICQVMEYCAFDLFAITMSDLPKYEEICCYFKQLLDGVEYLHSIGLAHRDLKLENCVIDNNGILKLIDFGCSVVFQYPCSKTLIEASGVVGSDPYLAPEVLLFTNYDPRPVDIWSCAIIFICMIIKKFPWGIPNLQDDSFKKFCYGRDSVSLNDLLTREPSPEHEINLVEVDVDDNDSDDDYFNYGNGTRGNAIHTHEDDIHVGPLRILHALPEETQPIINKMLNLAPACRANIVEILNDPWVQSIDMCHILGEASDGSEIRVVNNEGHEHSKVEHSKAHISGFMD, encoded by the coding sequence ATGTACTCTAGTTTGAATAACATGAACGAATATGTTGCAGTTCGGTCGCCGCCAAGATATTCTGTTTCAGAGAGGAATACACTGCCACAGACAGAAGTAGACGAGCAGGAAAACGTGGAAAGGACCATGATGTTCCTTAGGAAACACATGAAAGATAGGAATAGAAGCCTTACGCCGGGGGCTGACACTGTAGGAAACTCAAGAACAAGCTTGAACACTTTAACTCCGCAACATTCAGATGATAGGCACTCCAtagaacaacaacaacaacaacaacaacagccTCGTCCCATATGGGACCATCAATCATTGAAAACATCACATGAGAATGTGGAGGATGTGTTGCCTCCATCATATTTGGATTCTGCCATTATAAGGTCCAAGAGTATTACCTCTAGTGTATCTACGAGTTACACTACTAAGGATAGCATTACCACTGACTCATTTGGTAGGAACACTTCTTCCATACCATCATTATCATGCGTCATTCCATATGCAGTGCCAACTTCGAGAGGTTCAAATGAACgtaataacaataatgacaatttgataaaaacTTTTTCTGAGAGAAGACCTAGTATGGCAACCACAGAATCATCCTGGGGCGACGTACTAAGCACTTCCATGCCCAATAATTGTGCTGCCATTGAATGCAGTGTTTATTCTTCTCCTCATGTGGATTCTGTGGAACCAAGATTCATAATATcgaaaaataaatttcaagattatcCAGCTTTGTTCCTTAGCAgcgatgatgaagaagataataatattgtcGAGGAGAAAAAAGAAGGTTCGGCAACCAGAGATCGTACGAAATCTTTCAGTTCTCAGTTGAGCACACTTTTCTCCTTTAGCAACAAGAATACAACGTCACCTAATAACAAAATaccaagaaggaaaagaacACAATCTCATATTGGTAGTTCGAATGGATCTTCATCTGCTAATGCTAGAAGGAGAAGTTCTGTCTATTTAACTGATAACTCTGTGGAATCTTCTACTAAATTTTCCACTTCACTAAAACGGTTTTTACCCAATTATAATaagattgatgaatttcATGTCCCCTTTAAGCAAAGATATAACGAAATTGGTACATTGGGTTCCGGCGCAAGTGGATCTGTCAAATTGGTGGAGAGCAAGAATCATGCCACAGAAATCTTTGCCATAAAGGAATTCCGTAAGAgagataaaaataaagaaacaaaaaggGATTATATTAGAACCATCACGTCTGAATATTGCGTTGGTGTCAATCTAACACACCCAAACATTATAAAGACGATGGAATTACACtatgaagatgatttcaTTTGTCAAGTGATGGAATATTGTgcatttgatttatttgcCATTACAATGTCTGATTTACCCAAATATGAGGaaatttgttgttatttCAAGCAGCTTTTAGATGGTGTGGAATATTTACATAGTATTGGCTTGGCTCATCgagatttgaaattggagAATTGTGTCATTGACAACAATGGGATCTtaaaattgattgatttcGGTTGCTCGGTGGTATTCCAATATCCATGCTCCAAGACATTAATTGAAGCCAGTGGTGTGGTGGGGAGTGATCCTTATTTAGCACCCGAAGTATTACTATTCACCAATTATGATCCAAGACCTGTTGATATATGGTCTTGTgctattattttcatttgtatgataattaagaaatttccCTGGGGGATCCCCAATTTACAAGATGattcattcaagaaattttgttaTGGAAGAGATTCAGTCtcattaaatgatttattaacaAGAGAACCGTCACCCGAGCATGAAATTAACTTGGTGGAGGTGGATGTAGATGATAACGATAGCGATGATgattatttcaattatGGCAACGGGACCCGAGGGAATGCAATACATACTCACGAGGACGACATTCACGTGGGACCATTAAGGATATTACACGCATTACCGGAGGAGACGCAACCAATAATCAACAAGATGTTAAATCTAGCACCAGCATGCAGAGCGAACATTGTGGAAATCTTGAACGATCCCTGGGTACAATCAATCGATATGTGTCACATACTCGGGGAGGCAAGTGACGGGAGCGAGATACGGGTGGTTAATAACGAGGGTCACGAGCATTCCAAAGTGGAACATTCCAAGGCCCACATTAGTGGGTTCATGGATTGA
- the NCAS0D00350 gene encoding uncharacterized protein: MKSVSLLLFLTFLFTSALAIPLKHLPSEEEDFDRKAPPILLSPFALRNVSHANLFLPHKIPFDELDLELKRGGGGGHASSGGHASSGGRASSGSVSSGSSGMSGSTKGGSSSSSNSINSGSSGSTKGGSSGSSSGTKGGSTGNTNSNSNSGSGSNLAAGALAGAAAGSVVNSHHHGTTSSGHKNSTSSAHKNMGSSTRSSSGHSSLLLVPIICGLFMAS; this comes from the coding sequence ATGAAATCAGTTTCCCTTTTACTATTTCTCACGTTTTTGTTCACATCAGCTTTGGCCATACCGTTGAAGCATCTTCCTtcagaagaggaagatttTGATAGAAAGGCACCTCCAATATTACTCAGTCCCTTCGCATTGAGGAATGTTAGTCATGCAAATTTATTTCTACCGCATAAAATCCCGTTTGACGAATTAGATCTAGAGTTAAAAAgaggtggtggtggtggtcATGCTAGCAGTGGTGGTCATGCTAGCAGTGGTGGTCGTGCTAGTAGCGGCAGTGTCAGCAGTGGGAGCAGTGGTATGAGTGGTAGCACTAAAGGTGGTTCATCCAGTAGTTCAAACAGTATCAACAGTGGAAGTTCAGGTAGTACCAAAGGTGGGAGTTCGGGTAGCTCCAGTGGCACTAAAGGTGGTTCAACGGGTAATACAAACTCCAACTCAAATTCTGGTTCTGGTAGTAATTTAGCAGCAGGTGCGCTCGCCGGGGCAGCTGCCGGTTCGGTGGTAAACTCTCATCATCATGGTACCACTTCGTCAGGACATAAGAATTCCACTTCTTCTGCCCATAAAAATATGGGTTCTAGTACTAGATCTTCCTCAGGACATTCGTCTCTTCTTTTAGTCCCTATTATTTGTGGCTTATTTATGGCATCCTAG
- the NOP6 gene encoding Nop6p (ancestral locus Anc_2.72), translating to MVEETKLTKKQLKAQQFRKTKDEREQEKDLKRSAPAETTEAPQKKKRKTRRGRGGKGKNGANKGNRFLIFVGGLPKDITATELQAHFKSSSPDQIRIRGDKGIAFLEFDADKDKTGIQRRMDVALLQHRTLLNDKRINVELTVGGGGNSQDRLEKLKNKNVKLDEERRERLHKMMQEGAEKKRTEAAAPGKSTSTSSGTGATGAIHPDRAKLLQK from the coding sequence ATGGTAGAGGAAACAAAACTTACGAAGAAGCAATTAAAGGCTCAACAGTTCAGAAAGACCAAAGATGAGCGtgaacaagaaaaggatTTAAAGAGATCTGCACCTGCAGAAACCACAGAGGCACcacaaaagaagaagagaaagacACGTAGAGGTCGTGGTGGTAAGGGGAAGAACGGTGCCAACAAGGGTAACAGGTTCCTTATTTTTGTTGGTGGGTTACCCAAGGATATTACTGCTACAGAGTTACAAGCGCATTTCAAGTCCAGTTCACCTGACCAAATTAGAATAAGAGGTGACAAGGGGATTGCCTTTTTAGAGTTCGACGCGGATAAGGACAAGACGGGCATTCAAAGACGTATGGACGTGGCGTTGTTGCAGCATAGAACTCTGTTGAACGATAAGAGGATCAATGTGGAGTTGACGGTTGGTGGCGGTGGGAACAGTCAAGATCGTCTGGAGAAGTTGAAAAACAAGAACGTCAAACTGGATGAGGAGCGTCGAGAGAGATTGCACAAAATGATGCAAGAGGGAGCCGAGAAGAAGAGGACAGAAGCAGCAGCACCTGGTAAGAGCACAAGCACGTCCAGTGGCACAGGGGCCACGGGAGCCATCCATCCAGACAGAGCCAAGTTGTTACAGAAGTAG
- the TIM22 gene encoding translocation channel protein TIM22 (ancestral locus Anc_2.65) → MVYNGFGLEQLAPPSHHGKKFSEMTPDEQGERGAAMMVNFMTSCPGKSVISGVTGFALGGVLGLFMASMAYDTPLHTPAAGLGMQPGNIQQMADLPFKQQVKLQFADMGKRSYSSAKNFGYIGMIYAGVECTVESLRAKNDIYNGVTAGCITGGGLAYKSGPQSAMIGCAGFAAFSAAIDLYMKSEDGRPPVNDFKQ, encoded by the coding sequence ATGGTATATAATGGCTTTGGATTAGAACAGTTAGCACCACCATCCCACCATGGcaagaaattttcagaAATGACTCCTGATGAACAAGGGGAAAGAGGTGCTGCCATGATGGTAAATTTCATGACCTCATGTCCTGGGAAGTCAGTTATTAGTGGTGTCACTGGGTTTGCACTTGGTGGTGTATTGGGGCTGTTTATGGCATCGATGGCATATGATACACCATTACATACACCTGCCGCTGGGTTGGGAATGCAACCTGGAAATATTCAACAAATGGCAGATTTACCATTCAAGCAACAGGTGAAATTACAGTTTGCAGATATGGGGAAAAGGTCATATTCAAGTGCCAAAAATTTTGGGTACATTGGTATGATTTATGCTGGTGTTGAGTGCACTGTAGAATCACTGAGGGCGAAAAATGACATTTATAACGGTGTTACTGCTGGATGTATAACTGGTGGTGGATTAGCTTACAAAAGTGGACCACAATCAGCTATGATTGGCTGTGCCGGTTTTGCTGCGTTTTCTGCTGCTATTGATTTATATATGAAAAGTGAAGATGGGAGACCGCCCGTGAATGATTTTAAACAATAA
- the GDH2 gene encoding glutamate dehydrogenase (NAD(+)) (ancestral locus Anc_2.68) gives MTVVSNHLQVNKLQNEKIPDISALSISSLSDYHAFDFVGKDLQREAVIDILDNSGFIPDDLIEQEVDWFYNSLGIDDLFFARESPQLLANIIHSLYASKLDSFAKSKFSNDNPELFNIKNKIITGQNHAIFMETNDMHGQTPYQLDFDVDDLFLDNKDSHPTRLVAFWTPESDLKLTFVYDSVFENDNDEEEQKEISASELLRGQINSISDKTMAEIFSDENKKLYGLLINLVQEREGPVIKTTHSVQNKDEIRLLVAFKRFTTKSYYSAINSLFHYYKIRPSKFYLESFKMNNNAKDNVVIFSIYMNQTQQSEDLLPHDLELAIKQIEREASLLYTIPNNSFSKVYEERQFSPQEAVYAHVASIFINHFINRLGSDYQALLSQISPKENDTILLEVITNLKRKLRNETFTQQMIIDVLQKYHRIVSKLYKNFAQLHYYHDSSKKLEATLSYKRLAKLEPFQNDQEFEAHLNKFIPNDTPDLLILKTLNLFNKSILKTNFFITRKVAISFRLNPELIMPKTEYPDTPYGLFFVVGNTFKGFHIRFRDIARGGIRIVCSKTQDIFDMNSKTVIDENYQLASTQQRKNKDIPEGGAKGVILLNPGLIEQDQTFIAFSQYIDSIIDILIKDPLKEKYADCLDKEEILFLGPDEGTAGFVDWATNHAKRRGCPWWKSFLTGKSQNLGGIPHDEYGMTTIGVRAYVNKMYETLHLNDTIIRKFQTGGPDGDLGSNEILLSTDNEQYVSILDGSGVLYDPNGIDKEELFRLAHERLMISSFDITKLSKLGFFVSVSDIDIMLPNGTIVANGTSFRNTFHTQIFKFVDHVDLFVPCGGRPNSINLSNLHFFIDEKTNKTKIPYIVEGANLFIAQTCKISLERHGCVFFKDASANKGGVTSSSLEVLASLALNDDDFVNKFVGPNNERTILYKSYVVEVQSRIQKNAEAEFNQLWKINQTSGTPISELSNILSQTINKLNDDLMDSEELWLNDLKLRNYLLLKKIIPKLLIDVAGEDQILNNIPESYLKVMLSSYLASSFVYKYGIDVNIGKFLEFIGTLKREVPQFDDEHEIQILDNEKN, from the coding sequence ATGACTGTGGTTAGCAATCATTTACAAGTTAACAAGTTACAAAACGAAAAAATTCCAGATATCTCTGCACTGTCTATCTCCTCTCTTTCCGATTATCATGCCTTTGATTTTGTCGGTAAGGATTTGCAACGGGAAGCCGTCATTGATATCTTAGACAATTCTGGTTTCATTCCTGATGATCTGATTGAACAGGAAGTGGATTGGTTCTATAATTCCTTGGGAATTGACgatttattttttgcaAGAGAAAGTCCTCAATTATTAGCAAACATCATTCACTCGTTGTATGCTTCCAAATTGGACTCATTTGCCAAATCTAAATTTAGTAATGACAATCCAGAATtgtttaatattaaaaacaaGATCATTACGGGCCAAAACCATGCTATCTTTATGGAAACTAACGATATGCACGGTCAAACTCCATATCAATTGGATTTTGACGTGGATGATCTTTTCTTAGATAACAAGGACAGTCATCCAACTAGATTGGTGGCATTTTGGACCCCTGAAagtgatttgaaattaactTTTGTTTACGATAGTGTCTTTGAAAATgacaatgatgaagaagaacaaaaggaAATTTCAGCTTCTGAATTATTAAGAGGTCAAATTAATTCTATTAGTGATAAGACTATGGCggaaatattttcagatgaaaataaaaaattgtaTGGTTTATTGATTAATTTGGTACAAGAAAGAGAAGGTCCCGTCATTAAGACAACCCATTCTGTTCAAAATAAGGATGAAATCAGATTATTAGTCGCCTTTAAGAGATTTACCACAAAGAGCTATTATTCTGCtataaattctttattcCATTATTACAAGATTAGAccttcaaaattttatttggaaTCATTTAAAATGAATAACAATGCTAAAGATAATGTGGTTATCTTTTCCATTTACATGAATCAAACTCAACAATCTGAAGATTTATTACCACATGATTTAGAATTAGCAAtaaaacaaattgaaagagaagcTTCACTTTTATATACtattccaaataattcattctCAAAAGTTTATGAAGAACGTCAATTTTCTCCACAAGAAGCTGTTTATGCTCATGTAGCAtcaattttcattaatcaTTTTATTAATAGATTAGGTTCAGATTATCAAGCACTACTATCTCAAATTTCaccaaaggaaaatgatACAATCTTATTAGAAGTTATtaccaatttgaaaagaaaattaagaaatgaAACTTTTACTCAACAAATGATTATTGATGTCTTACAGAAATATCATagaattgtttcaaaattatacAAGAATTTTGCTCAATTACATTACTATCATGATTCTTCCAAAAAATTAGAGGCAACATTATCATACAAGAGATTAGCAAAATTAGAACCTTTCCAAAATGATCAGGAATTTGAAGCtcatttgaataaatttattccaaatgATACTCCTGATTTATTAATCTTAAAGactttaaatttatttaataaatcaattttgaagaccaacttcttcattacAAGAAAAGTTGCCATCTCATTTAGATTGAATCCAGAATTAATTATGCCAAAGACTGAATATCCTGATACTCCATATGgtcttttctttgttgttggtaATACTTTTAAAGGTTTCCATATCAGATTTAGAGATATTGCAAGAGGTGGTATTCGTATCGTTTGTTCAAAAACGCAAGATATCTTTGATatgaattcaaaaactgtcattgatgaaaattatcaattagCTTCCACACAACAACgtaaaaataaagatattcCAGAAGGTGGTGCAAAGGGTGTTATCTTATTAAATCCAGGATTAATTGAACAAGATCAAACCTTTATTGCATTTAGTCAATATATTGATTCCATCATTGATATCTTAATTAAAGATCcattaaaggaaaaatatgCTGATTGTCTTGACAAggaagaaatattattcttaGGTCCCGATGAAGGTACTGCTGGATTTGTTGATTGGGCAACAAATCATGCTAAGAGGAGAGGTTGCCCATGGTGGAAATCATTTCTCACTGGTAAATCTCAAAACTTAGGTGGTATCCCACATGATGAATATGGTATGACTACGATTGGTGTTCGTGCCTATGTTAATAAGATGTATGAAACTTTGCACTTAAATGATACAATAATTAGAAAATTCCAAACTGGTGGACCGGATGGTGACCTAGGTTCTAATGAAATCTTATTATCAACTGACAATGAACAAtatgtttcaatattaGATGGATCTGGTGTACTTTATGATCCAAATGGGATTGAtaaggaagaattatttaGATTGGCTCATGAAAGATTAATGATTTCCTCATTTGATATTACCAAATTAAGCAAATTAGGATTCTTTGTTTCTGTATCTGATATTGATATAATGTTACCTAATGGTACAATCGTGGCAAATGGTACATCTTTTAGAAATACTTTCCATACTCAAATTTTTAAGTTTGTGGATCATGTTGATTTGTTTGTACCATGTGGTGGTAGACCAAATTCTATTAATTTGAGTAATTTacatttcttcattgatgaaaagacAAATAAAACAAAGATTCCATACATTGTAGAGGGGgccaatttattcattgcACAGACATGTAAGATTTCCTTAGAGAGACATGGTTGTGTCTTCTTTAAAGATGCTTCAGCAAATAAAGGTGGTGTtacatcttcttcattagaGGTTTTAGCTTCCTTAGCATTAAATGATGACGATTTCgttaataaatttgttggtccaaataatgaaagaacAATTTTATACAAATCTTATGTCGTGGAAGTTCAATcaagaattcaaaaaaatgcTGAGGCTGAATTTAATCAATTGTGGAAAATTAATCAAACTTCTGGTACACCAATTTCTGAACTTTCTAATATATTATCCCAAACAATTAATAAGTTGAATGACGATTTGATGGATTCTGAAGAATTATGgttaaatgatttgaaactGCGTAACTATttgttattgaagaagatcattccaaaattattgattgaTGTAGCAGGTGAAGATCAAAtcttaaataatattccagaaTCTTATTTGAAAGTTATGCTATCAAGTTATTTGGCAAGTTCATTTGTTTATAAGTATGGTATTGATGTCAATATTGGTAAGTTCCTAGAATTCATCGGAACTTTGAAGAGAGAAGTACCTCAGTTTGATGATGAACATGAAATACAAATTttagataatgaaaaaaattag
- the RRI1 gene encoding COP9 signalosome catalytic subunit RRI1 (ancestral locus Anc_2.67) codes for MIDQLLKKPPPRGKLNSMSLSTASIVDLKRRIRNNYPKQSGLISSYNSKESLVSYSSNSGINLFNDQRQLLQQDLKNYKQKPPIQKSIQWKKYPRYFDTVLISKCACTKILDHSIKGGDIEIMGILIGTIQDTKIIVYDCYQLPVEGTETRVNAQLESYEYMVQYMNEMIDEDSKFLNVVGWYHSHPGYDCWLSNIDIQTQELNQNFQDPYVAIVVDPHKSLKEEKMVMGAFRTISEDQKPSIYYELSMHVFDSELNLPLENSKLQFALPKLDYDPNPILLDRLMDTMKQWQDANELKKQHNRGDTTTPLPSMFSLNKILQSEKTGTKTLSTSITEQKPVPYTLKKRSTSVTSSMSAEGAGTDSDTDMGDINGSELGSTTSSMYTMMDPYISNSRTTQQAPTLSKKKSSNASFFNSKPDLLMAPKVEGDHLGGTGNSTALLEINNKELGTDNLKLDYENNKRELLGLKMREYKALRSYRDTFTL; via the coding sequence ATGATTGATCAACTTCTAAAAAAACCACCACCAAGAGGGAAACTCAATAGCATGTCCTTATCAACAGCTAGTATAGTGGACTTGAAGAGACGTATTAGAAATAACTACCCAAAACAATCCGGTCTTATCTCTTCATACAATTCTAAAGAGAGTTTGGTATCATATAGTAGTAATAGTGGAATAAATCTATTTAATGATCAAAGACAATTACTCCAACAAGATCTTAAGAATTATAAACAAAAACCACCAATTCAAAAGAGTattcaatggaaaaaaTACCCACGCTATTTTGATACTGTATTGATATCAAAATGTGCATGCACCAAGATATTGGATCATTCCATTAAAGGTGGTGACATAGAGATAATGGGGATCTTAATCGGTACTATACAAGATACTAAGATTATTGTCTACGATTGTTATCAGCTGCCCGTGGAGGGGACAGAGACTAGGGTGAATGCACAATTAGAATCATACGAATATATGGTACAATATATGAATGAAATGATCGATGAAGACtctaaatttttaaatgTGGTAGGTTGGTACCATTCTCATCCCGGTTATGATTGCTGGTTGAGTAATATTGATATTCAAACTCAAGAATTGAACCAAAACTTTCAGGATCCATACGTCGCCATTGTTGTCGATCCACATAAGAGTCTTAAAGAGGAAAAGATGGTAATGGGCGCGTTTAGGACCATCTCAGAGGATCAGAAACCTTCCATATATTATGAATTGTCCATGCATGTCTTTGATAGTGAGCTAAACCTGCCTCTCGAAAATTCTAAACTACAGTTTGCTTTACCAAAATTGGACTACGACCCAAATCCAATTTTGTTGGATAGACTTATGGATACCATGAAACAATGGCAAGATGCAAACGAACTGAAAAAGCAACACAACAGAGGCGATACAACGACACCTTTACCAAGTATGTTTTCTCTTAACAAAATACTACAATCTGAAAAGACTGGGACAAAGACGCTGAGTACATCAATAACTGAACAAAAACCTGTCCCATATACATTAAAAAAAAGATCCACTTCTGTAACTAGTTCCATGTCTGCTGAAGGTGCTGGAACTGATTCAGATACAGATATGGGTGACATAAATGGCAGTGAACTGGGGAGTACAACAAGCAGCATGTATACAATGATGGACCCTTATATTTCCAACTCGAGAACAACGCAGCAGGCACCCACTCTTAGTAAAAAGAAATCGTCTAATGCCTCTTTTTTCAACTCCAAGCCAGATTTGTTAATGGCGCCAAAGGTGGAAGGCGACCATTTGGGAGGGACAGGAAACAGTACTGCACTGCTCGAAATAAATAACAAGGAATTAGGGACAgacaatttgaaattggacTACGAAAATAACAAGCGGGAATTATTAGGACTGAAGATGAGAGAATACAAAGCGTTACGTTCTTATCGAGACACTTTCACCTTATGA